The nucleotide window aataaacctgaaggaactgattctggatcagtatccttactttgggaatatcctgagagaggtctggaagaacccggagggattgctgtttatatttgatggtttggatgaattcaatgacCAAATTAATTTTTCTGACAGTCGGAGAGACACGGAAACTCGGTAcacatgcacagatcctgaatacaagtgcaaggtgtctgacattgtgtacagtttaatccagcacaagctgctcccagggtgttcagtgctggtgaccacccgccccactgcgttacatttattggaaaaggcggatatcagtgtctgggctgaaatcctgggatttgttggtgaggaacggaaggaatatttcatcagacattttgaagatcagacggtggcggcagctgttttcaaacacgtgaaggagaacgagatcctgtacaccatgagctacaacccctcctactgctggatcctcgctctggcactgggccccttcttcacacaaagcgtcagggacccacagcgagttcccaagaccatcacccaactgtactcctactatatttacaacatcctgaaaaaccacggccgtgagattgagaacccacgtgatgtgttactcagggttggtcggATGGCCTTCAAAGGAGTGTCCAagaggaagattgtgtttacagatggagatttgatcaactacaatctgcagccttcccagttcctgtccgggttcctgatggagcttttggagagagaggattctgcccgaagcgtggtgtacacattcccacacctcaccatccaagagtttgtagctgcactcgcacaattcctgaatccacatcccggagatatcctgaaattcctcactgaagtccacagcacgacagatgggcgatttgaggtatttctccgttttgttgctggtctctcctccccaatgacagctcggggcctggaggagtttctgggtccattttctcatcaaacaacctgccgggtgattgactggatgatggaggaggttaaacgccagagtggaaacacatggagtgaagctggtaaaaggagcctcctgaacacattgcactacctgtttgagaatcgtggactggctcagacCGCACTGGGCTCTGTGGAAAGGTTTTCActcagtggaatgacactgaccccgattgactgcgcggtcctgtctcatgtcatcggactctgtgatacaataaaacagctCGACCTGGAGAACTGCCACATTCAGTATGAGGGAAtacagcggctgggacccgggctgcacaagtgccaggagttgaggtaacttgatttgtCTCTCACTCTGATCCgtgaaactgttccattgtgttgtttcaatgtaaaggaatttcagtaaatttgtagtaaatcagattgtgaagaattgtgacaaatgcccaggggatcagtcagtaattccccaaggacgggagggttctgtggttccttgtgaagggatgttggagacttcatcagatcagtgaacaacggccattggttgaatggtagtaaatcacaggaatggccgtgtttctcgctgtctgtgacacgtccattgacaatgttccttctcactgttactgacacccagaccaaGACTGACTGCCACAGAGGCTTCGGAGCTTTACAACCtcttcccggtgagggacaagagaggGTTAGCGGATTGTCCCAGCGAGATAGAAACAACTAGCTGTGTGAGATTGTCCTCCTCCTGCCCTTCTCTGTGTCACCATCACTCCACTGTCTGACTTCGCTCACAGACCCCATGTGGGCATCTCCTCTCCCGATTTCACACTACCCCTCCAGTTCGATTAACTTTTGCATACCTTCCTCTATTTGTCTTACTTTGGTATCTCCGTCCCGTATTCCTTCTTCTTGAGGAGTCTCTCTTCGCTATCATCCACTTCCtgcggtatctctcttccccatgctGCTGCGTCCTCTGGAAGCTCCTTTCCCAGctacattcctcctgtggggtatcCTATCCCATTAGTTTTCCCCATGTGGGAGGTTCTTCCGTCAGCTCCCATGGACAATTTCCTGGACTCAACTCCTTCTAACTGATCCTTCTCTTCCGACCATCTCAAGTCTTCCTCACCTTGGGACTTTGTTCCACTCTCCGGCCTTGCTCCTTACGATGCTCTCCTGTCAGTACCACTTTGAACCATCTGGGAAAGGGACAGATTATGtggagtttacagggtcacaccgacagactaaattactgacattgtgtgaaatccctggagctgggcagtgagggacattgaaagtgatgggaactccgatcagtgatttac belongs to Hypanus sabinus isolate sHypSab1 unplaced genomic scaffold, sHypSab1.hap1 scaffold_724, whole genome shotgun sequence and includes:
- the LOC132389967 gene encoding NACHT, LRR and PYD domains-containing protein 3-like: MEGVQQKHKETLWEQTETLRVNTILMREKVKVFQLVDRYAELTVISTVRDRTLVEHELLARGRDHEEWREKHLCGELEKLQMDQLFQSSFSQTNSKSGSSAAVAGVPGIGKTTMVQKIVYDWATGKIYQQFQFVFSFKFRDLNTINCRINLKELILDQYPYFGNILREVWKNPEGLLFIFDGLDEFNDQINFSDSRRDTETRYTCTDPEYKCKVSDIVYSLIQHKLLPGCSVLVTTRPTALHLLEKADISVWAEILGFVGEERKEYFIRHFEDQTVAAAVFKHVKENEILYTMSYNPSYCWILALALGPFFTQSVRDPQRVPKTITQLYSYYIYNILKNHGREIENPRDVLLRVGRMAFKGVSKRKIVFTDGDLINYNLQPSQFLSGFLMELLEREDSARSVVYTFPHLTIQEFVAALAQFLNPHPGDILKFLTEVHSTTDGRFEVFLRFVAGLSSPMTARGLEEFLGPFSHQTTCRVIDWMMEEVKRQSGNTWSEAGKRSLLNTLHYLFENRGLAQTALGSVERFSLSGMTLTPIDCAVLSHVIGLCDTIKQLDLENCHIQYEGIQRLGPGLHKCQELRLGENKLGDSGVKLVSESLRNPECKIQKLRLRSVGLTDSGAENLVSALSTKPSLKELNLVSNSLTDQSIPALRRLVLTLPNLTGIWLGRNRFSETGEKELRSLQEPRPRLGVML